CTTCGCCCCGGACGAACTGCCCGCGGCGCTGCGGCCGCTCCTGCCCGCGACGCTGGCCGCCCTCCTGCGCGGCCCCCTCCGCGACCCCCGCGGCGGCTTTCGCCGGCTGGCGGCGGAGGCCGACTGGAGCGACCCGGTCCCCGAGCGGCTGCTGGGCGAGAACGCGCGCCTCCTGGCGCTCCTGGCCCGGCTCCTGCGCTCCGTCCGCTGGCGCCCGGCCCTGGAGGCGGCCGGCCTGTCGACGCCGGAGCTGAGGCAGGCGGCGGAGGGAATCGTGAGCCTGCTGCGCCTCCTGGCCCGCCCCCGGGGTGGCTGGGCCAGCGCCGCCGCGCCCTCCCGGGCCGGCGGCGGGGCCGTGCGGGCACTGGGCCCGGTGGCGACCGGCTCCTCCAGTCGGGCGGCCCACGCGCTCCTGCTGGCGGCCGAGGCCGGCGTGGCCGATGCCGACGGGGCGCTCCGCTTTCTGGAGGGGCTGTTCGCCCGGCTGCCCGCAGGCCCGGCCGCGGCCCGGGCGCTGCCCCACGGGCCCGGCCGGAACGTTCCGCTGCGCGGCTACCTGGGCGACCTGGTACCGCTGGGTCGCGCCTGCCTGGCGGCCTGGGAGGTGACCGATGAGGCGCTCTGGCTGCGCCGCTCGCTGGAGCTGGCCGAGGGCTTGCTGGCCACCTTCGCCGACGAGTCGGGCGCGCTTGTCGACCTGCCCCGCGAACAGGCGGAGGCAGCGGGCCTCCGGCCGGCCGGCTATCCGGCGCTCAACGCCGAGGCGGCGCTCTGGCTCCTCCTTCTCGTCCGGGCGGATCGGGCGCCGACGGGCCAGGGCCGGCCCTCCCCCGCCGCGGGAGCGGCGACCGGCCCGGGCCCGGCACGGCTTCTGGAGGCCGCCCGCGACCTGCTCGCCTGGGGCCTGCCCTTCGCCCCCACCTCGGGCTGGACGGGTGCGCACTGGTACCACCCCTTGCGGCTCTACCTGGCGCTCATGGCAGAAGGAGCGTCGAGCCGAGAACCTTGAGAGTCCGCCCGGTCACCACCACCTTGCGCACCGTCGTCTGAGCGCCGTCGGGCCAGCGGTAGCGCAGGGTGACCACCGCCGCACCCTCCACCTGAAAGGTGCCCGGTTTTCTCCAGGCCACATGGAAGCGCTCCGCCGGGTCGTAGCGGATCTGGTAGCCGGCCAGGCAGGGCGCTCCGCCCACCTCCAGCCGGAGCGTCCAGGTGGAGGGTCGGGCGCTCAGCCAGAGACGCGGTCCCTCCAGGCGCAGGCGGAGGTTCGGGATCTCCACGGTCTGGGCCCGGAAGAGGCGCACTCCCGCCAGCGCCGCCGAAAGCCCCTCCCGGGGCAGGAACTCGTCCGGCCGCACCACCACCCGCCAGCGCTGGCGGCGCAGGAGCCGTCCCTCGGCGCTGTACGAGGAAGCGACCACCTGGTAGACCCCCGGCAGGTGGAAGCGGTGGGCGACCAGCGGACGCGTGTGACCCGGCAGCGGATCGATCCAGCCGCTCCCGTCCCCGAAGGACCAGAGCCAGCGCGCGTGACCCGGGTTGTTGGGCCGGAGGTCGGTGGTGCGCCGGTTGTGGTAGACGACTTCGATGAAGGGTTCGGCCCCGGGCGGGCCGGCCCCGGGCGAGGCGGGCAGCAGGAGCAGTACGGCCAGGAGCGGCCCCAGCGCCCGCCGGCGGCGGGCGGCGGGCGAGGCGGAAGACGGGCCCGTGTGCACGGTCATCCCCCCGGGACGGCCCAAATTACACAGATGGGCTATATAAAACCGGCCGTTGATCTCGTAGCTTCGGGTCGACGAGACCCGCGCCGGCCCTCCGGGCGGCGCGGTACGGTGGGAGGGTCCGACCGTGGCCGAAACCGTCTCCACGCGCGACGAGATCCTGGAGCTCCTGCAGAGGCGGCCCGGAGCCACCGTGGAGGAGCTGAGCCGGTCGCTGCACATCAGCGCCATGGGCGTCCGGCAGCACCTTGCCATCCTGGAGCGGGACGGCCTGGTCCACAGCACCAAGCGGCGCGGAGGCATGGGGCGTCCCGCCAACCTCTACTTCCTGACCGAGCGCGGCCAGGAGACGTTCCCGCGCGCCTACGACCGCCTGGCGCTCCAGCTCCTGGCGGCGGCCGAGCGGATCGGTGGCCCCGAGCTGGTGGAGCGCATCTTCGCGGAGCGCGAGGAGATGCTCGCGCGGGAGCTCTCCGAAAAGCTCGAGGGCAGCGTCGGTGAGGAGCGGTTGCAGCGGCTGACCGAGATCCAGCGCGCGGCCGGCTACCAGGCGGAGGTACAGCTGCAGCCGGGCAGCGTCCGGCTGGTCCAGTACAACTGCCCCATCGCCCGTGTCGCCGCGCGGTACGGCGACGCCTGCCGGCGCGAGCACGCCCTCTACGAGCGGCTCCTGGGCGTCGAGCTGAGACAGTCGGGCTGCGCCGCGCGCGGCGAGGGCCCCTGCATCTACGCCGCCAGCCTCTCCGATCTGGGCGAGCCGGCGGCACAGGCGGCCGGAGCGCGCTGAACCCCCGCTTCCCGAGGAAGAGTTCGTCGCTGGTCTGGAAATTCCTTCCTGCCCGCCGGTCTCTCACGAGGTCGGCTGTTCGCTCGAGGCGGCCAGCCAGCGCTCGCGTCGCCGCCCCACCAGGCGCGCGATC
This is a stretch of genomic DNA from Bacillota bacterium. It encodes these proteins:
- a CDS encoding DUF255 domain-containing protein; translated protein: MDWRPWSARTLAEAGRSGRLLFLVVAPAWSQPAARFDRQVLADRAVRQVLAESFLAVRVDPDERPDLDARYNLGGWPSVAVLAPGGDLLAAAGIADPARLADHLRGLAGEWQRRRPLLEGQIRRYRLPERLPELLVEPGPGWVEELEELLLRQYDPRHAGFGGAPKFLPLEPLEALAPFAPDELPAALRPLLPATLAALLRGPLRDPRGGFRRLAAEADWSDPVPERLLGENARLLALLARLLRSVRWRPALEAAGLSTPELRQAAEGIVSLLRLLARPRGGWASAAAPSRAGGGAVRALGPVATGSSSRAAHALLLAAEAGVADADGALRFLEGLFARLPAGPAAARALPHGPGRNVPLRGYLGDLVPLGRACLAAWEVTDEALWLRRSLELAEGLLATFADESGALVDLPREQAEAAGLRPAGYPALNAEAALWLLLLVRADRAPTGQGRPSPAAGAATGPGPARLLEAARDLLAWGLPFAPTSGWTGAHWYHPLRLYLALMAEGASSREP
- a CDS encoding ArsR family transcriptional regulator; translation: MAETVSTRDEILELLQRRPGATVEELSRSLHISAMGVRQHLAILERDGLVHSTKRRGGMGRPANLYFLTERGQETFPRAYDRLALQLLAAAERIGGPELVERIFAEREEMLARELSEKLEGSVGEERLQRLTEIQRAAGYQAEVQLQPGSVRLVQYNCPIARVAARYGDACRREHALYERLLGVELRQSGCAARGEGPCIYAASLSDLGEPAAQAAGAR